In Gigantopelta aegis isolate Gae_Host chromosome 6, Gae_host_genome, whole genome shotgun sequence, the following are encoded in one genomic region:
- the LOC121375385 gene encoding histone H1-delta-like — MADTEVAPVAEAPTVAKPKTPKKKASKTKTTTKKPINHPKYCDMIKEAIGALKDRGGSSRQALLRYIMKHYKVGDEKSTNAHLKLALRAGVKNGGLKQSKGTGASGSFKVGEGKTTKSKKVKKVMKPKSAAKRKITKKPKKSKSKKSDDKKSKRNKTKKVKKSADKKSKTSKPKKLKVNKTKKPKPAKK, encoded by the coding sequence ATGGCCGACACAGAAGTAGCACCTGTAGCGGAGGCACCCACTGTTGCTAAACCTAAGACTCCAAAGAAGAAGGCGAGCAAAACGAAGACGACGACCAAAAAGCCAATCAACCACCCGAAATACTGCGACATGATCAAAGAAGCGATCGGCGCGTTGAAGGATCGTGGCGGATCGTCGAGGCAGGCCCTGCTAAGGTACATCATGAAGCACTACAAAGTTGGAGATGAGAAATCCACGAACGCCCACCTGAAACTCGCCCTGCGTGCAGGAGTGAAAAATGGAGGCCTGAAGCAGTCCAAGGGTACGGGTGCATCCGGGTCCTTCAAAGTCGGAGAGGGAAAAACCACAAAATCCAAGAAAGTGAAGAAGGTGATGAAGCCAAAATCTGCAGCAAAGCGTAAGATCACCAAGAAGCCAAAGAAGTCGAAGTCGAAGAAATCAGATGACAAGAAGAGCAAGAGGAACAAGACCAAGAAAGTTAAGAAGTCTGCAGACAAGAAATCGAAGACGTCGAAGCCCAAAAAACTGAAGGTCAACAAAACCAAGAAACCAAAGCCAGCAAAGAAGTGA